One Setaria viridis chromosome 5, Setaria_viridis_v4.0, whole genome shotgun sequence genomic region harbors:
- the LOC117856265 gene encoding BTB/POZ and MATH domain-containing protein 3, producing the protein MAPSATPVRMSLTAAATREIIFDVEGYTATKTMSDGRGYFQSDKFTVGGYDWAVRYYPESGGVYVSVTLVLLSELSKDAGHEVRVRFVSVLQDRHGERPPERWRSASHVFSGYGQEWGFWRYVTHDVLEDPDFIVGDCFTLVCTVSVLQKPVLGG; encoded by the coding sequence aTGGCTCCATCAGCTACCCCTGTTCGCATGAGCCTCACCGCAGCGGCAACCCGGGAGATCATCTTCGACGTCGAAGGCTACACCGCCACTAAGACGATGTCCGACGGCCGCGGGTACTTCCAGTCCGACAAGTTCACCGTCGGCGGCTACGACTGGGCCGTCCGCTACTACCCCGAAAGTGGCGGCGTCTACGTATCCGTCACCCTCGTGCTCCTCAGCGAGCTCAGCAAAGACGCCGGCCATGAGGTCCGGGTCAGGTTCGTCTCCGTGCTGCAGGACAGGCACGGCGAGCGGCCGCCGGAGAGGTGGAGGAGCGCGTCGCATGTGTTTTCAGGTTATGGCCAAGAGTGGGGCTTCTGGAGGTACGTCACGCACGATGTTCTGGAGGACCCCGATTTCATTGTGGGCGACTGCTTCACTTTGGTCTGCACCGTCTCTGTTCTTCAGAAGCCGGTCCTGGGCGGTTGA
- the LOC117856264 gene encoding mitogen-activated protein kinase kinase 5-like produces MYLSPERFKPDTREDVADVWGFGVTILELFLGRCSFLAPGGLPFEKLRLAICDREPPLVLESPTAAAELLGFVITCLQKDLRRFTLFSSMASTPRSSLPPESTSID; encoded by the coding sequence atGTACCTGAGCCCCGAGCGGTTCAAGCCCGACACCCGCGAGGACGTCGCCGATGTCTGGGGCTTTGGCGTCACAATCCTGGAGCTCTTCTTGGGACGGTGCTCTTTTCTAGCCCCAGGTGGGTTGCCGTTCGAGAAGCTGAGGCTCGCGATCTGCGACAGGGAGCCACCGTTAGTGCTCGAgagcccgacggcggcggcggagctgcttGGGTTCGTCATCACGTGCCTGCAGAAGGACTTGAGGCGCTTTACGCTGTTCTCAAGCATGGCGAGTACGCCAAGGTCCTCCTTGCCGCCGGAGAGCACGAGCATCGACTAG